One genomic window of Oryctolagus cuniculus chromosome 11, mOryCun1.1, whole genome shotgun sequence includes the following:
- the SBF1 gene encoding myotubularin-related protein 5 isoform X5, with translation MARLADYFVLVAFGPHPRGSGEGQGQILQRFPEKDWEDNPFPQGIELFCQPSGWQLCPERSPPTFFVAVLTDINSERHYCACLTFWEPVEPTQEAACAEHTVEREEEAEDGGLVQLSPAVPAQPGQLFAPKTLVLVSRLDHAEVFRNSLGLIYAIHVEGLNVCLENVVGNLLTCTVPLAGGSQLDSVEEGARTISLGAGDRQVIQTPLADSLPISRCSVALLFRQLGITNVLSLFCAALTEHKVLFLSRSYQRLADACRGLLALLFPLRYSFTYVPILPAQLLEVLSTPTPFIIGVNAAFQAETQELLDVIIADLDGGTVTVPECVHVPPLPEPLQSQTHSVLSMVLDPELELADLAFPPPTASTSSLKMQDKELRAVFLRLFAQLLQGYRWCLHIVRIHPEPVIRFHKAAFLGQRGLVEDDFLMKVLEGMAFAGFVSERGVPYRSTDLFDELVAHEVARMRADESHPQRVLRHVQELAEQLYKNENPYPAVAMHKVQRPGEASHLRRAPRPFPRLDEGTVQWIVDQAAAKMQGAPPAVKAERRTTVPSGPPMTAILERCSGLHANSARRLEVVRNCISYVFEGKMLEAKKLLPAVLRALKGRAARRCLAQELHLHVQQNRAVLDHQQFDFVVRMMNCCLQDCTSLDEHGIAAALLPLVTAFCRKLSPGVTQFAYSCVQEHVVWSTPQFWEAMFYGDVQTHIRALYLEPAEDRAPSQEVGEAPSQEDERSALDVASEQRRLWPTLSREKQQELVQKEESTVFSQAIHYANRMSYLLLPLDSSKSRLLRERPGLGDLESASNSLVTNSMAGSVAESYDTESGFEDAETCDVAGAVVRFINRFVDKVCTESGVTSDHLKGLHVMVPDIVQMHIETLEAVHRESKRLPPIQKPKLLRPRLLPGEECVLDGLRVYLLPDGREEGAGGSGGGPALLPAEGAVFLTTYRVIFTGMPTDPLVGEQVVVRSFPVAALTKEKRISVQAPVDQLLQDGLQLRSCTFQLLKMAFDEEVGSESAELFRKQLHKLRYPPDIRGTFAFTLGSAHTPGRPPRGAKEKGPSLRTLSRNLVKNAKKTIGRQHVTRKKYSPPGWEHRAQPPAEDQDDEISVSEELEPSTLTPASALKPSDRMTMSSLVERACCRDYQRLGLGTLSSSLSRAKSEPFRISPVNRMYAICRSYPGLLIVPQSVQDNALQRVSRCYRQNRFPVVCWRSGRSKAVLLRSGGLHGKGVVGLFKAQNAPSPGQSQADSSSLEQEKYLQAVVSSMPRYADASGRNTLSGFSSAHMGSHVPSPRARVTTLSNPMAASASRRTAPRGKWGSVRASGRSSGLGTDVGSRLAGRDALGPPQANGAPPEPGFLRPQRAALYIIGDKAQLKGVRPDPLQQWELVPIEVFEVRQVKASFKKLLKACVPGCPAAEPGPASFLRSLEDSEWLTQIHKLLQVSVLVVELLDSGSSVLVSLEDGWDITTQVVSLVQLLSDPFYRTLEGFRLLVEKEWLSFGHRFSHRGAHTLAGQSSGFTPVFLQFLDCVHQVHLQFPMEFEFSQFYLKFLGYHHTSRRFRTFLLDSDYERIELGLLYEEKGERRGQLACRSVWEYVERLSKRTPVFYNYMYAPEDTEVLRPYSNVSNLKVWDFYTEETLAEGPPYDWELAQGPPEPPEEERPDGSAPQSRRRVVWPCYDSRPRAQPDAISRLLEAELQREGAAKREREVFHPLVHSPVDRNGWSCADQEPGVSWGLPTRVQGPKDLGHPPLLSQATAESWIGMEQPGLKLAPKWEAGTAGSSFTRCTTALAPINKF, from the exons GGAGTGGGGAAGGCCAGGGCCAGATCCTGCAGCGTTTCCCGGAGAAGGACTGGGAGGACAACCCCTTCCCCCAGGGCATCGAGCTG TTCTGCCAGCCCAGCGGGTGGCAGCTGTGTCCCGAGAGGAGCCCACCCACCTTCTTCGTTGCTGTCCTCACTGACATCAACTCTGAGCGGCACTACTGCGCCTGCTTGACCTTCTGGGAGCCGGTGGAGCCCACGCAG GAGGCGGCGTGCGCCGAGCACACtgtggaaagggaggaggaggccgAGGACGGAGGGCTCGTGCAACTGTCgcccgcggtgccggcccagccGGGCCAGCTGTTTGCTCCAAAGACACTGGTGCTGGTGTCACGACTGGACCACGCCGAGGTGTTCAGG AACAGCCTTGGTCTCATTTACGCCATCCACGTGGAGGGCCTGAACGTGTGCCTGGAGAATGTGGTTGGGAACCTGCTGACCTGCACCGTCCCCCTGGCCGGGGGCTCACAG CTGGACTCTGTTGAGGAAGGAGCG AGAACCATCTCTTTAGGGGCCGGTGACCGGCAGGTCATCCAGACCCCGCTGGCCGACTCGCTGCCCATCAGCCGTTGCAGCGTGGCCCTGCTCTTCCGCCAGCTGG GCATCACCAACGTGCTGTCGTTATTCTGTGCCGCCCTCACGGAGCACAAGGTCCTCTTCCTGTCCCGGAGCTACCAGCGGCTCGCCGATGCTTGCCGGGGCCTCCTGGCACTGCTGTTTCCTCTCAGATACAG CTTCACCTACGTGCCCATCCTGCCGGCACAGCTGCTGGAGGTCCTCAGCACGCCCACGCCCTTCATCATCGGGGTCAACGCCGCCTTCCAGGCCGAGACGCAGGAGCTG CTGGATGTGATTATTGCGGACCTCGATGGAGGCACGGTGACCGTCCCCGAGTGTGTGCACGTCCCACCCCTGCCGGAGCCTCTGCAGAGCCAGACCCACAGTGTCCTGAGCATG GTCCTGGatccagagctggagctggctgaCCTGGCCTTCCCCCCACCCACAGCGTCCACCTCTTCCCTGAAGATGCAG GACAAGGAGCTGCGTGCTGTCTTCCTGCGGCTCTTCGCTCAGCTCCTCCAGGGCTACCGCTGGTGCCTGCACATCGTGCGGATCCACCCGGAGCCCGTCATCCGCTTCCACAAG gcagccttcctgggccagcgAGGGCTGGTGGAAGACGACTTCCTGATGAAGGTGCTGGAAGGCATGGCCTTTGCGGGCTTCGTGTCCGAGCGCGGGGTCCCCTACCGCTCCACAGACCTGTTTGACGAG CTGGTGGCCCACGAGGTGGCGCGCATGCGTGCGGACGAGAGCCACCCTCAGCGCGTGCTGCGCCACGTCCAGGAGCTGGCAGAGCAGCTGTACAAGAAC GAGAACCCATACCCGGCCGTGGCCATGCACAAGGTGCAGAGGCCAGGGGAGGCCAGTCACCTGCGGCGGGCACCCCGGCCCTTCCCCCGTCTGGACGAGGGCACCGTGCAGTGGATCGTGGACCAGGCGGCCGCCAAGATGCAGGGCGCGCCCCCTGCCGTGAAGGCTGAGCGGAGAACCACTGTGCCCTCGGGACCCCCCATGA CGGCCATCCTGGAGCGGTGCAGCGGGCTGCACGCCAACAGCGCCCGCCGGCTGGAGGTGGTGCGTAACTGCATCTCCTACGTGTTCGAGGGCAAGATGCTCGAGGCCAAGAAG ctgctcccGGCCGTGCTGAGGGCCCTGAAGGGACGTGCCGCCCGCCGCTGCCTCGCCCAGGAGCTGCACCTGCACGTGCAGCAGAACCGCGCGGTCCTGGACCACCAGCAGTTTGACTTCGTCGTCCGCATGatgaactgctgcctgcag GACTGCACCTCCCTGGATGAGCACGGCATCGCAGCCGCCCTGCTGCCCCTGGTCACGGCCTTTTGCCGG AAGCTGAGCCCAGGAGTGACGCAGTTTGCGTACAGCTGCGTGCAGGAGCACGTGGTGTGGAGCACCCCGCAGTTCTGGGAAGCCATGTTCTATGGGGACGTGCAGACCCACATCCGGGCCCTCTACCTGGAGCCAGCTGAGGACCGcgccccttcccag GAGGTCGGGGAGGCGCCGTCCCAGGAGGACGAGCGCTCGGCCCTGGACGTGGCTTCCGAGCAGCGGCGCCTGTGGCCGACGCTGAGTCGCgagaagcagcaggagctggtgcAGAAGGAGGAGAGCACGGTGTTCAGCCAGGCCATCCACTATGCCAACCGCATGAGCTACCTGCTGCTGCCGCTGGACAGCAGCAAGAGCCGCCTGCTGCGGGagcggccggggctgggggaCCTGGAGAGCGCCAGCAACAGCCTGGTCACcaacag CATGGCGGGCAGCGTGGCTGAGAGCTACGACACGGAGAGTGGTTTTGAGGACGCAGAGACCTGCGACGTGGCCGGGGCCGTGGTCCGCTTCATCAACCGCTTCGTGGACAAGGTCTGCACCGAGAGCGGGGTCACCAGCGACCACCTCAAGGGGCTGCATGTCATGGTGCCAG ACATCGTGCAGATGCACATCGAGACGCTGGAGGCCGTGCACCGGGAGAGCAAGAGGCTGCCCCCCATCCAGAAG CCCAAACTGCTGCGGCCGCGCCTGCTGCCCGGCGAGGAGTGCGTGCTGGACGGCCTGCGCGTCTACCTGCTGCCCGACGGCcgtgaggagggggcagggggcagtgggggggggcCCGCGCTGCTCCCCGCTGAGGGTGCTGTTTTCCTCACCACGTACCGCGTCATCTTCACGGGGATGCCCACCGACCCCCTGG TGGGGGAGCAGGTGGTGGTCCGCTCCTTCCCCGTGGCCGCGCTGACCAAGGAGAAGCGCATCAGCGTGCAGGCCCCCGTGGACCAGCTCCTGCAGGACGGGCTCCAGCTGCGCTCCTGCACCTTCCAG CTGCTGAAGATGGCCTTCGACGAGGAGGTGGGGTCTGAGAGCGCCGAGCTTTTCCGGAAGCAGCTGCACAAGCTGCGGTACCCGCCAGACATCCGGGGCACCTTTGCCTTCACCCTGGGCTCCGCCCACACGCCCGGCCGGCCGCCCCGGGGTGCCAAGGAGAAGGGCCCTTCTCTCAG AACCCTGTCCCGGAACCTGGTGAAGAACGCCAAGAAGACCATCGGGCGGCAGCACGTCACCCGCAAGAAGTACAGCCCCCCTGGGTGGGAGCACCGGGCACAGCCCCCCGCAGAGGACCAGGACGACGAGATCTCAG TGTCggaggagctggagcccagcACGCTGACCCCGGCCTCAGCCCTGAAGCCCTCAGACCGCATGACCATGAGCAGCCTGGTGGAGCGGGCGTGTTGCCGTGACTACCAGCGCCTCGGCCTCGGCACCCTGAGCAGCAGCCTGAGCCGGGCCAAGTCCGAGCCCTTCCGCATCTCGCCGGTCAACCGCATGTACGCCATCTGCCGCAG CTACCCGGGGCTGCTGATTGTTCCCCAGAGCGTCCAGGACAACGCCCTGCAGCGCGTGTCCCGCTGCTACCGCCAGAACCGCTTTCCTGTGGTGTGCTGGCGCAGCGGGCGCTCCAAGGCCGTGCTGCTGCGCTCCGGCGGCCTGCATGGCAAGGGCGTGGTCGGCCTCTTCAAGGCCCAGAACGCCCCTTCTCCAG GACAGTCCCAGGCGGACTCGAGCAGTTTGGAGCAGGAGAAGTACCTGCAGGCCGTGGTCAGCTCCATGCCCCGCTACGCGGATGCGTCTGGACGCAACACGCTCAGCGGCTTCTCTTCGGCCCACATGGGCAGTCACG tgcccagccccagagccaggGTCACCACGCTGTCCAACCCCATGGCGGCCTCGGCCTCCAGACGGACCGCGCCCCGAG GTAAGTGGGGCAGCGTCCGGGCCAGCGGGCGCAGCAGTGGGCTCGGCACCGACGTGGGCTCCCGGCTCGCCGGCAGAGATGCGCTGGGGCCCCCCCAGGCCAATGGGGCCCCTCCTGAGCCAGGCTTTCTGCGGCCCCAGCGTGCAGCCCTCTACATCATTGGGGACAAAGCCCAGCTCaag GGTGTGCGGCCCGACCCCCTGCAGCAGTGGGAGCTGGTGCCCATCGAGGTCTTCGAGGTCAGGCAGGTGAAGGCCAGTTTCAAGAAGCTGCTGAAAGCCTGTGTGCCCGGCTGCCCTGCTGCTGAGCCCGGCCCCGCCTCCTTCCTGCGCTCTCTGGAGGACTCGGAGTGGCTGAcccag ATCCACAAGCTGCTGCAGGTGTCGGTGCTGGTGGTGGAGCTGCTGGACTCTGGCTCCTCTGTGCTGGTGAGCCTGGAGGACGGCTGGGACATCACCACGCAG GTGGTGTCCTTGGTGCAGCTGCTGTCAGACCCCTTCTACCGCACGCTGGAGGGCTTCCGCCTGCTGGTGGAGAAGGAGTGGCTGTCGTTTGGTCATCGCTTCAGCCACCGAGGGGCCCACACCCTGGCCGGGCAGAGCAGCGGCTTCACGCCCGTCTTCCTGCAGTTCCTGGACTGCGTCCACCAG GTTCACCTGCAGTTCCCCATGGAGTTTGAGTTCAGCCAGTTCTACCTCAAGTTCCTCGGCTACCACCACACCTCCCGGCGCTTCCGCACCTTCCTGCTGGACTCGGACTACGAGCGCATTGAGCTGG GGCTGCTGTACGAGGAGAAGGGGGAGCGCAGGGGCCAGCTGGCCTGCAGGTCCGTGTGGGAGTACGTGGAGCGACTCAGCAAGAGGACACCCGTGTTCTACAACTACATGTACGCGCCTGAGGACACGGAG gtcCTGCGGCCCTACAGCAACGTGTCCAACCTGAAGGTGTGGGACTTCTACACGGAGGAGACACTGGCTGAGGGCCCGCCCTatgactgggaactggcccaggGCCCCCCCGAGCCCCCCGAGGAGGAACGGCCTGACGGAAGCGCTCCCCAGAGCAGGCGCCGTGTGGTGTGGCCGTGCTACGACAGCCGCCCCCGTGCCCAGCCCGATGCCATCTCACGCCTGCTGGAG gcagagttacaaagagaaggagctgcaaagagagagagagaggtcttccatccactggttcattccccagttgaccgcaatggctggagctgcgctgatcaggagccaggagtctcttggGGTctccccacgcgggtgcaaggacccaaggacttgggccatcctccactgctttcccaggccacagcagagagctggatcggaatggagcagccgggactcaaactggcacccaaatgggaggccggcactgcaggcagtagctttacccgctgtaccacagcactggccccaataaataaattttaa